The genomic DNA GAGAGGCCAGTGCGGCTGGAGTCCACAGAGCCCAAGCCACATTGGGGCTTTATATGCTTTGCAAGTATATTAGACCTTTATCATGtggtcagtggggagccatgGGAATATTTAGGAGAGTGGGGTGTGACAGAACTAGATTTGCACTTTTAAAAAGATCTCTGGCATTTGGAACATAGTGGAAcaagggagaaaaatggagaCTATTCACACAACGACGGCATATCCAGGTGAAAGATGATGGAAGCTTGGAACAGAGTAATGGCGGTGGAAGCCCAAATAAGTGGATGAATTTGGGATGTATTTTTGCAAGTAAGGCCCAAAGAACCTGGTGATTAATTGAAAGTTTAACTAGTACAGTTATTGTACAAAAGGGGTAGTTGCAAAGTCTCCCCCTTTTCCCGTGACACAGATTCAAAGGCCCAAAGTGATGCCCGGGGCCTTTCTTGTATTAGCCAGGGCAAATCGCGCATACAAATCCTGGGGACTCACTCGACTTTATCCTCTGGAGGCCAGTGACGTGGAACCACACCGTTTCCTGGGCAACACCATTGTCGGGCTCTCCGGGCGGGGGAGGGGTAACTAAGGACAACGGCTGGATGAGAACTCCGGAAAAGAGGCAAAGTCAGAGAGGGAAAATGGGCAGCACGTGTCACACCCCAGGCCAACGCGGGTGATTCGAGGGCTCAGCACGAGGAGAGAGCGGAGGGCGGGAAGGGCCGGAGAATGCGCCTGTGATTGGAGGGCCGGGGGTATCGGGACGCTTGTGATTGGGCGAGGCCAAGACGGAGGGCCGCTTTTTGAACCGCGTAGGGTTCTGGGTAGCAAGGGCCTTGGAAGGGTCTTAACCGAAAGGGGTAGGGGGAAGGTCGCCAACAAACGGCTGAGCTCACAATCCGGGCTGGGACCAGGCCGGggcgtccccctccccccatggagAGAGCCAGGCCAGAGCCGCAGCCTCAGCCGCGCCAACTGCCACGGGCAACCCCGCCGCGCCCGCTCcgccctgctcctccccagctgCCGGTCGAGGGCGCCTCCTTTAGGGCTGAGGCCGCGGAGCTCCCGCCGTCGCCGCCCACCCCGTGCGCGGCCGCCATTGCGACCGTGGCCTCGTCGTGCAGGGAGGCCCAGGCGTCGGGTGTACAACCCGCGGCACGGCGGCTGCTGCAGGTGAAGCCGGAGCAGGTGTTGCTGCTGCCGCCTGGGCCACCACTGGCTCAGGCCCGGGACGAAGGCGTCGTCGCTTCTCCCGCGCAAGCACGGCTGCTGCAGCTGAGGCccgagctgctgctgctgccgccgccgccgccgcccgcgtcCGACGGCGCCCCCTGCAGACCCGAGTTGCACCCAGTGCAGCCCCGGGCGCTGCACGTCAAGGCCGAGAAGCAGGAACAGGGGCGCGGCTTGGATCCGTCGGCGGGGACGCGAAGGCCTGTGGAGGCGGGCCCTAGAGCCTCCAGGGCGGCCAAGGTGGAAGGCCCGGGGCCAGCTCTCGACTGGCGCCGAGGGGACGAGAAGGGCAAGTTGGAGGCGGAGGAGGTCATAAGGGACGTGGCGAAAGGCGGGGAAGGCAAAAACCTGGCGACCATCAGAGAAGGAGTCATCAAAACGGAGGAGCCCGAGAGACTCCGCGAGGACTGCAGGCTGGGCACGGAGCCCGCGTCCAATGGCCTGGTCCATGGCAGCAAGGAAGTCATCCTAGCCCAACCATCCAGTGCCTTTGGGCCACACCAGCAAGACCTCAGGATCCCTTTGACTCTCCACACGGTCCCCCCTGGGGCCCGGATCCAATTTCAGGGACCTCCACCTTCAGAGCTGATACGGTTGACCAAGGTCCCCTTGACACCAGTGCCTATTAAAATGCAATCTTTACTGGAGCCTTCTGTAAAAATTGAAACCAAAGATGTCCCGCTCACCGTGCTTCCCTCAGATGCAGGTATTAGACGGCAGGGGAATCTGGTTTTCAAACTTCGTCTATGTTGCCCCATAGCTGACATGTCAGCAGTTCAGAAGcctaaactagaaaaataaaatcatggaacTGATTCATTACAGGGCAGAGTCTGCACAGGTATCACTTCCAATTGACTTGTACATATACCAGTAAAATACACTAACATGTTCCAAGAttcccaaacattttttaaaaaatctattttaaggcCCAGTGAATGATGAGATTTAGAGGCGACTAATGTTTAtacacaaaatagaaatattctcACTATAAACACAGTTATTTCAACCCTCAGTTTCTATGCTACACTTTATTATAGTAGTTCAATATTTTTACGtgtatcaagaagaaaaagaaatttttaaagattttatttatttgagagaatgagaaagagagaaagcacaaacggagggaggggcagagggagagggagaagcagactcccctctgagctgggagccagacctgagatccagacctgagccaaaggcagacgcttaaacgtctaagccacccaggcgccccaagaagaaaattttaagtcttgtttaatgaaaaaatgtttataatcaaACAGGAGAGTTTATACTGAATTTGGAGGTAAtttgtcatctttaaaaatgaatagtaaacatttttctaaGAGAAAACAGTACATGATTAAATGTAACACTTTAGTATTCTAAAAGCTAAGgatttatagaaatatagaaaatgaaaatactgtagAATAAGctagaaattgttttaaaaaatgtagttaaCAGTAACaactacaaatattttattgctatccattatttatgaatatatagttagaaaattcttattttaagatttaattcaGATAATTTTATGCCAATGAATGTCATGGAAAATCATATCAGTTCatattttcattaacttttatatttactgttttcttattttccttactgACCCTTTATCTCCATCTCACCCTCTTGCTTTTATAAACTTCATTTTCTAAAGGAAAGGGAAAGCTTTCTATATAATACTTATTTAAtcctttgtgcattttaaaaactcatatatcaagtaactaaaataaagagaaacagtaGAAGTTTACAGACAGTTGTTTTTGATGAATTAGGTAAGAGATGTAAATTTAGCTACCTTTATTGTAATTTCAACTTGTTCTGGGACTCTCAAAAAgtcactttcattatttttcttttattttttctcccaggACATAGGGTTAGTGTCAATGACCCACCTTGGCAAGAGCTTCACCTTcataatgaaatagaatatagtattatattataaatatttttacttgaacGGACACTATAGGGGCATGTAAATGAGTTCCTTTAAACGTTTAGGGAACACCTAGCTAGTGCTAGGATTATAGTCATGAATAAGTCATAGTTCCTGTCCCCCagtaatagaatatttttaatgggAAAGAAACTAAATTAATTACTGGTAGAGATATTACCAAAGCCCAAAGAAGTAATAAGCCAACAGTTTACTTTGTCTTCAACATTATTACTCCTACAATATCTTCAacaatattattctttttgaGGAAAAGAAGAGTCATTCTAAGCTATAGTTTAGAATGCTGAGTTCAGGGGTTATGAGGCATTCTGGAATACTGACAGTTCTTTGACTATATTTtctccagttaaaaaataaatatagatgaaGGTGCACTTCACTTTaacattatgtgtgtgtgtgtgtgcgtgtgtggcaCATTAATTCAGTCTCTTAATTTTTGTCATGTAGGAATACCAGATACTCCCTTCAGTAAGGACAGAAATGGTCATGTGAAGCGACCCATGAATGCATTTATGGTTTGGGCAAGGATTCACCGGCCAGCACTAGCCAAAGCTAACCCAGCAGCCAACAATGCAGAAATCAGTGTCCAGCTCGGGTTAGAGTGGAACAAACTTAgtgaagaacaaaagaaaccctATTATGATGAAGcacaaaagattaaagaaaagcacagagaggAATTTCCTGgtaatcaaatgaaataaacaaaacttctttctaatttcttttaaatttatttaggtaAAGATTAGGTTAGGTtaagaatgaaagacaaaaatgcattttttttttctaatctgataTGTACAATAAAGAGAATAATGGCTAATATTATAGTAATGATTGAGTTGATACATGGCATACGTTTTCTTAAATAGAACCAAGTAGAGGAATATCTGGTCTTATATTTGCCAACTAATAACAAACCAGGGGACATAATTTTAGTGTGGTTTCGATTAAATATACAGATATGAACTTAATAAAGGTGAAACTCCAGAGTTCCAGGCTACAATTTTACAAATACACTAGAAAATGAAGAGTTAAAATCATAGCAACAGAAACAAATACGCATCATACACTTAAAGACAATGAGAATGCAGGGATTGACACCATGCTCCATTTTAATGTTATATGGTTATGAGAACATAATTATGTCTTCTAACTGCCAAATTTATCCTCATCATGATGTAGTTTGAAACAATTTCTGACTTACTCCCCAGCCATGAGGACATTAAGATTAAGCTTGGGTAAAAGCAAAGTGTATGGCCAATATGATCATGCATGATGGgaaaagagttatttttttctaaaatat from Neomonachus schauinslandi chromosome 7, ASM220157v2, whole genome shotgun sequence includes the following:
- the SOX30 gene encoding transcription factor SOX-30 isoform X2 codes for the protein MERARPEPQPQPRQLPRATPPRPLRPAPPQLPVEGASFRAEAAELPPSPPTPCAAAIATVASSCREAQASGVQPAARRLLQVKPEQVLLLPPGPPLAQARDEGVVASPAQARLLQLRPELLLLPPPPPPASDGAPCRPELHPVQPRALHVKAEKQEQGRGLDPSAGTRRPVEAGPRASRAAKVEGPGPALDWRRGDEKGKLEAEEVIRDVAKGGEGKNLATIREGVIKTEEPERLREDCRLGTEPASNGLVHGSKEVILAQPSSAFGPHQQDLRIPLTLHTVPPGARIQFQGPPPSELIRLTKVPLTPVPIKMQSLLEPSVKIETKDVPLTVLPSDAGIPDTPFSKDRNGHVKRPMNAFMVWARIHRPALAKANPAANNAEISVQLGLEWNKLSEEQKKPYYDEAQKIKEKHREEFPGWVYQPRPGKRKRFPLSVSNVFSGTTQNIISTNPTTIYPYRSPTYSVVIPSLQNTITHPVARALIVGLPLAMEIFQVQCQNALVIMKTGTKNMRLCFQL
- the SOX30 gene encoding transcription factor SOX-30 isoform X1, whose translation is MERARPEPQPQPRQLPRATPPRPLRPAPPQLPVEGASFRAEAAELPPSPPTPCAAAIATVASSCREAQASGVQPAARRLLQVKPEQVLLLPPGPPLAQARDEGVVASPAQARLLQLRPELLLLPPPPPPASDGAPCRPELHPVQPRALHVKAEKQEQGRGLDPSAGTRRPVEAGPRASRAAKVEGPGPALDWRRGDEKGKLEAEEVIRDVAKGGEGKNLATIREGVIKTEEPERLREDCRLGTEPASNGLVHGSKEVILAQPSSAFGPHQQDLRIPLTLHTVPPGARIQFQGPPPSELIRLTKVPLTPVPIKMQSLLEPSVKIETKDVPLTVLPSDAGIPDTPFSKDRNGHVKRPMNAFMVWARIHRPALAKANPAANNAEISVQLGLEWNKLSEEQKKPYYDEAQKIKEKHREEFPGWVYQPRPGKRKRFPLSVSNVFSGTTQNIISTNPTTIYPYRSPTYSVVIPSLQNTITHPVGDAPPAIQLPTPAVQRPSPISLFQPSVSSTTQVAVQAPSLPLCPAVPPQHFAGPSQTDTHRLHSGASRPVKRPTPVSLENTNRIPTSASTAHARFVTSTIQPPREYPSVSTCPRSAPIPQAPPIPHSHVYQAPPLGHPATLFGTPPRFSFHHPYFLPGPHYFPSSTCPYSRPPFGYGNFPSSMPECLGYYEDRYQKHEAMFSALNRDYPFRDYPDERTHSEDSRSCESMDGTSYYNSHSHSGEEYLNPMPQLDIGALENVFTAPTSTPSSIQQVNVTDSDEEEEEKVLRNL